One part of the Prunus persica cultivar Lovell chromosome G5, Prunus_persica_NCBIv2, whole genome shotgun sequence genome encodes these proteins:
- the LOC18776768 gene encoding probable auxin efflux carrier component 1c, with amino-acid sequence MISLSDFYHVMTAVVPLYVAMILAYGSVKWWKIFTPDQCSGINRFVALFAVPLLSFHFISSNDPYNMNTRFIAADTLQKLIVLAVLAVWTKVSKRGCLEWTITLFSLSTLPNTLVMGIPLLKGMYGDFSGSLMVQIVVLQCIIWYTLMLFMFEYRGAKLLISEQFPDTAGSIVSIHVDSDIMSLDGRQPLETEAEIKEDGKLHVTVRKSNASRSDIFSRRSQGLSSTTPRPSNLTNAEIYSLQSSRNPTPRGSSFNHTDFYSMMAAGRNSNFGSSDVYGLSASRGPTPRPSNYEEDGTGVVSATGNKPRFYHGGQQGNNTTAHYPAPNPGMFSPTASKNVAAANNNSNAINAKRPNGQAQQKPEDGGKDLHMFVWSSSASPVSDVFGSNEYGTAHDQKEVKLAVSPGKVEGRRENQEEYLERDDFSFGNRDQMNMNHEQAEKAAGDGKGKVMPPTSVMTRLILIMVWRKLIRNPNTYSSLIGLTWSLVSFRWHIQMPAIIAKSIAILSDAGLGMAMFSLGLFMALQPRIIACGNSIAAFTMAVRFLTGPAVMAAASIAVGLRGTLLHVAIVQAALPQGIVPFVFAKEYNVHPDILSTGVIFGMLIALPITLVYYILLGL; translated from the exons ATGATCTCATTATCTGACTTCTACCATGTCATGACTGCAGTGGTTCCACTCTACGTGGCCATGATCTTAGCCTATGGCTCAGTGAAATGGTGGAAGATCTTCACCCCTGACCAGTGCTCTGGCATCAACAGGTTTGTGGCTCTGTTTGCAGTCCCACTCCTCTCCTTCCACTTCATCTCCTCCAACGACCCTTACAACATGAACACTCGCTTCATAGCAGCTGACACTCTCCAGAAGCTCATCGTTCTTGCTGTGCTTGCTGTCTGGACCAAAGTCAGCAAAAGGGGCTGCTTGGAATGGACCATCACTCTGTTTTCCCTCTCCACTCTGCCCAACACTCTGGTCATGGGCATCCCCCTGCTCAAAGGAATGTATGGCGATTTTTCAGGAAGCCTCATGGTCCAAATTGTTGTGCTTCAGTGCATTATTTGGTACACTTTGATGCTCTTCATGTTTGAATACAGAGGTGCCAAATTGCTCATCTCCGAACAGTTCCCAGACACTGCTGGCTCCATTGTCTCCATCCATGTTGATTCTGACATCATGTCATTGGATGGGAGGCAGCCACTTGAAACTGAAGCTGAAATCAAAGAAGACGGCAAGCTTCATGTTACTGTGAGGAAATCAAATGCTTCGAGGTCTGATATCTTTTCAAGAAGGTCTCAGGGATTGTCGTCCACAACTCCAAGGCCTTCAAACCTCACCAATGCAGAGATTTACTCTCTGCAGTCTTCAAGAAACCCAACTCCACGAGGGTCTAGTTTCAATCACACAGACTTTTACTCTATGATGGCGGCTGGGAGGAACTCCAACTTTGGTTCTTCAGATGTTTATGGGCTCTCTGCATCCAGAGGGCCAACTCCAAGGCCGTCAAATTATGAGGAAGATGGTACTGGTGTGGTCAGCGCTACAGGTAATAAGCCAAGGTTTTACCACGGCGGCCAGCAAGGTAACAATACGACAGCGCATTACCCGGCACCGAACCCAGGAATGTTTTCACCTACAGCCTCCAAAAACGTTGCTGCtgctaataataatagtaatgcCATTAATGCAAAGAGGCCTAATGGGCAAGCTCAGCAGAAGCCAGAGGATGGTGGTAAGGATCTTCATATGTTTGTCTGGAGTTCCAGTGCCTCTCCTGTTTCAGATGTGTTTGGAAGCAATGAATATGGTACTGCTCATGACCAAAAAGAGGTGAAATTGGCTGTGTCTCCTGGAAAAG TGGAAGGTCGTAGAGAGAATCAAGAAGAGTACTTGGAGAGAGATGATTTCAGCTTTGGCAACAGGGATCAGATGAACATGAACCATGAGCAAGCTGAAAAAGCAGCAGGGGATGGGAAGGGCAAAGTGATGCCTCCAACCAGTGTGATGACTAGGCTGATTCTGATCATGGTTTGGAGAAAACTCATCAGAAACCCCAACACTTACTCAAGCTTGATTGGCCTCACCTGGTCTCTAGTTTCATTCAG GTGGCATATTCAAATGCCAGCCATTATAGCAAAGTCCATTGCCATACTATCTGATGCAGGACTTGGCATGGCCATGTTCAGTCTTG GTCTGTTTATGGCTTTGCAACCGAGGATCATAGCATGTGGAAATTCCATTGCAGCTTTTACTATGGCTGTGAGATTCCTTACAGGTCCAGCTGTCATGGCAGCTGCTTCCATTGCTGTTGGCTTAAGAGGCACTCTCTTGCACGTTGCCATTGTTcag GCAGCTCTACCCCAAGGAATTGTTCCCTTTGTCTTTGCTAAGGAATACAATGTACACCCTGATATTCTCAGCACAGG AGTTATATTTGGAATGTTGATTGCGTTGCCCATAACGCTTGTCTACTACATCTTGTTGGGGCTATGA